CGCCCGCGAATCACTCATCGCGTCCGATTTGTTCGGCGGCGATGTCAAGCGTATTTTCCCGATTGTCGATAACGATGGCTCCGACTCGCAGGTTTTCGACAACGTGCTCGAATTCCTTTCGCTCGGTGGCCGCAGCCTGCCGCACGCCGTCATGATGATGATTCCCGAACCGTGGGCGAATCATGAAAGCATGAACGACGACAAGAAAGCGTTCTACGAATACCATGCTTCGTTGATGGAACCGTGGGATGGCCCCGCCTCGATTGGTTTCACCGATGGCACGCGCGTTGGCGCTGTTCTCGACCGCAACGGGCTGCGTCCTTCGCGCTACTACGTGACCAGCGACGATTTGGTCATCCTCGCGTCGGAAGTCGGCGTCTTGTCGATTCCTGCCGAGAAAGTTGTCGAGAAGGGTCGTTTGCAGCCGGGCCGCATGTTCCTCGTGGACACTGAAGCGGGCCGCATTATTTCCGACGAAGAAATCAAGAACCAGATTGCGACCGAGCACCCATATCGCCAGTGGCTCGCTGATAATCTCATCAAGATGGCCGATATTGCTGATGCGCCGCACGCGCCCGCTATTGACCACGATACGGTTCAGCAGCGTCAGCACGCATTCGGCTACACCTTTGAAGATTTGCAAGTCATCGTCGGCCCGATGGCGAAACAGGGCATCGAACCGATTGGCTCGATGGGCACTGACATCCCGCTCGCAGTTTTGAGCAACAAGCCGCAACTGATGTATTCGTACTTCAAGCAGCTGTTCGCTCAGGTAACCAACCCGCCAATCGACTCGATTCGCGAAGAAATCATCACCTCTGCGGTGACGACGATCGGGCCAGAGCGCAACCTGTTGCAGCCCACGCCCGAAAGTTGCCGCCAGATCGAGATTCAGAACCCGATCCTTTCGGTCGAAGAACTCGAAAAAGTACGGTCGATTTCGACCCCAGGTTTCAGCACTGTAACCTTGCCCATTCTGTTCGACCCCAAGAGCGGCGGCGAAGGTTTGGAAAAGGCGCTGAATGACTTGTTTGCCGCAGCGGACAAAGCGGTCGAAGACGGAATCAATATCATTATTCTTTCCGACCGTGAAGTTTCGGCAGAGCGTGCGGCAATGCCGGCGCTGCTGGCTGTCGCGGGCTTGCATCACCACCTGATTCGCAACGGCAACCGCACCAAAATCGGCTTGCTCTTGGAAAGCGGCGAACCGCGCGAAGTGCATCACTTCGCTCTCTTGCTGGGCTACGGCGTGGGCGCGATTTGCCCCTACCTCGCCTACGAATCGCTCGCCGACATGATTAAGACCGGACTGCTTCCGGGCGTCGAATTTAAGGACGCGGTCTACAAGTTCCGCAAAGCAGCTGTGAAAGGTGTTGTCAAAACGATGTCGAAGATGGGCATTTCGACCATCCAGAGCTATCGCGGCGCGCAGATTTTTGAAGCTGTCGGCTTGCACGAAGACGTCGTGAACCGCTATTTCACCTGGACGGCGTCGCGCATTCAGGGCATTGGCATTCAGGAAATCGCCGAGCAGTGCCGCGCACGTCATCATCGCGCGTTTCCCGACAACGAAGTCGATGAAGCGCTCGATGTGGGCGGCAAGTACGCATGGCGTCGCGAGGGCGAGTTCCACTCGTTCAATCCGGCGACGATTCACAAGCTTCAGTTCGCCTGCCGCACCGAGAACTACCGCGCGTTCAAAGAATACACCGAAATGCTCAACGAGCAGCAAACGCAGCTTTCCACGCTGCGCGGCCTGCTGTCGTTCAAAGATCGTCCTTCAGTGCCGATTGAGGAAGTGGAAACCGTCGAGCAAATCGTCGCGCGCTTCAAGACCGGCGCGATGAGTTATGGCTCGATTTCTTCGGAAGCGCACGAAGCTCTGGCGATTGCGATGAACCGGTTGGGCGGCAAGAGCAATACGGGCGAAGGCGGCGAAGACCCCGCGCGCTATACGGTTGAAGAGAACGGCGACAGCAAGAACTCGGCGATCAAGCAGGTTGCTTCGGGGCGTTTCGGTGTCACCAGCAATTACCTTGTCAACGCGCAGGAAATTCAAATTAAGATGGCGCAGGGCGCGAAGCCCGGCGAAGGCGGCCAGCTTCCCGGAACCAAGGTTTACCCGTGGGTTGCGAAAGTTCGCGGCTCCACACCCGGTGTCGGCCTGATTTCGCCTCCGCCTCACCACGACATTTACTCGATTGAAGACCTCGCCGAACTGATTCACGACCTGAAGAACGCCAACCGTTATGCGCGCATCAACGTGAAGCTGGTGTCGGAAGTTGGCGTCGGAACGATTGCGGCAGGCGTGGCGAAAGCCAAAGCCGACGTCATTCTGATTTCGGGTTACGAAGGCGGCACCGGCGCATCGCCGCAAAGCTCGATCTACAACGCGGGCCTGCCGTGGGAATTGGGTATCGCAGAAGCGAACCAGACGCTGCTACTTAACGACTTGCGTTCGCGCGTGACGCTCGAAACCGACGGCAAGTTAATGACAGGCCGCGATGTCGTTATCGCGTGTTTGCTCGGCGCTGAAGAATTCGGTTTTGCGACGACGCCGCTTGTTGTCATGGGCTGCATCATGATGCGCGCCTGCCACCTCGACACCTGTCCGGTTGGCGTCGCAACGCAAAATCCGGCGCTCCGCAAATTGTTTACGGGCGACCCCGGCCACGTTGTGAACTTCATGCGATTTATTGCGCAGGATATGCGCGAAGTGATGGCCGAACTCGGCTTCCGCACCATTAACGAAATGGTAGGCCGCAGCGACGTGCTCGAAGTCCGCAAGGCCATCGAGCATTGGCAGGCACGCGGCGTCGATCTTTCGGGCTTGCTTTACAAGCCTGAAGTTGGGGAAAGCGTTGGAACTTACTGCCAGCAGATTCAGGATCACGGTATCGACAAGACGCTCGATGTCACCAAGCTCTTGGACCTTGCCAAACCAGCGCTTGAAAGTGGCGAGAAAGTCGATGTCGAAATGCCGATTGGCAACCTCAACCGCGTTGTCGGCACCGTGTTGGGAAGCGAAGTCACGCGCAAATATGGTTTGGAGGGCTTACCCGACGACACCATTACCCTGCGCTTTAACGGCTCGGCGGGTCAGAGCTTTGGCGCTTTCATGCCGCACGGTATGACACTTTCCCTCGTGGGCGACGCCAACGATTATGTCGGCAAAGGCTTGAGCGGCGGCAAAATCGTCATCGCTTCGCCGCCGGAATCTACGTTTGCGCCGGAAGACAACATCATCATCGGCAACGTCGCGTTCTATGGTGCAACGGCGGGCGAAGCTTATATTTCGGGCATGGCGGGTGAGCGTTTCTGCGTTCGCAACTCCGGCGTGCGCGCGGTGATTGAAGCCGTCGGCGACCATGGCTGCGAATACATGACCGGCGGAGAGGTTGTGGTTCTGGGTAAAACCGGACGCAACTTCGCGGCGGGCATGAGCGGCGGCATCGCCTATGTCTTCGACGCAGACGGTTCGTTCCCCGGCCATTGCAACAAAGAAATGGTCGATCTGGACGCGCTCGATGATGTCGAAGAAATTCTCGAATTGCGCGCGACGGTTCAGCGTCACGCTGACCTCACTGGCAGCAAGCTGGCGCAGCGGATTTTGGAGAACTGGGAAGCGAGCGTGGCGAAATTCGTTAAGGTCTTCCCGAAAGACTACAAGCGCGCGCAGGAAGCCATGCGCCGCGTCACCGCGCAGGGCTTGACCGGCGACGAAGCTGTCATGGCCGCGTTCGAGGACAATATCCGAGACGCCGCTCGTGTTGCAAACGCTTAAAATTTAATTCAGCAGGGCTGAAGAAATTTCTTCGGCTCGGTGCATTGTTCAATAAGTACGGTCGATTTCGACCGTACTCTTTAAAGAAGAGGAACTGTTATGGGCAAGCCGACGGGCTTTTTAGAATTCAAGAGAGAACTGCCCGCCGACCGCCAGCCGGTCGAGCGCATCAAAGATTGGAAGGAATTTCACTTTCATCTCGATGAACCGAAGTTGCGCGAACAGGGCGCGCGCTGCATGAACTGCGGCGTGCCGTTCTGCCATACCGGCGCGATGTTCAATGGCATGGCTTCGGGTTGCCCCATCAACAACCTTATTCCCGAATGGAACGATTTGGTTTATCGCGGCTTGTGGGAGCAGGCCGCCGAACGATTGTACAAAACCAATAACTTCCCCGAGTTTACGGGCCGCGTCTGCCCTGCTCCGTGCGAAGGTTCGTGCGTTCTCGGCATTAACAACCCGCCCGTTACGATCAAGAACATTGAGTGCGAAATCTCCGACCGCGCCAACAAGAACGGCTGGCGTCAGCCTGAGTTGCCGGAAAAGCGCACGGGAAAGAAAATCGCCGTTGTTGGCAGCGGCCCAGCCGGACTTGCGTGCGCCGATCAGCTCAATAAAGCCGGTCACACCGTTACGGTTTACGAGCGCGCCGACCGCGTTGGTGGCCTCCTCATGTATGGCATTCCCAACATGAAGCTGGATAAAGAAGTCGTTCAGGCGCGCGTCGATTTGATGGCGGCTGAAGGCGTGACTTTCCTCACTGGCGTCGAAGTCGGCAAAGATGTTTCCTCCGAACAGCTCCGCAACGATTTCGATGCGATTGTGTTGTGCGGCGGAGCGACCAAGCCACGCGACTTGCCGATTGAAGGCCGCGACCTGAAAGGCGTTCATTTCGCGATGGACTTCCTGCGCGCCAACACCAAATCGCTGCTCGATTCGTATCACGAGAACGGCGATTACATTTCGGCCAAAGATAAAGATGTCATCGTCATTGGCGGCGGCGACACCGGCACCGACTGTGTTGGCACTTCGTTGCGTCACGGCTGTCGTTCGGTTACCCAGCTTGAACTGCTGCCGCAATCGCCGCTCGAACGCACCGCCGACAATCCGTGGCCGCAATGGCCGCGCGTGCACAAAGTCGATTACGGTCAGGAAGAAGCCGCCGAAATCTTTGGCGCCGACCCGCGCCGCTATTCGGTGATGACCGAGCGTTTCGTTGGCGATGAAGACGGCAACTTGAAAGAAATCCACACCGTTGAAATCGTGTGGGCCAAAGATGAATCGGGTCGCTTCACGCATACCAAAGTTGCGGGCAGCGAAAAGGTTTTACCTGCGCAGTTGGTTCTGCTCGCGATGGGTTTCATGGGGCCGGAAAACACCGTTTTAGGCGCGCTCGAAGTCGAAACGGACGAGCGCAGCAACGCCAAAGCCGAGCATGGCAAGTTCACCACGAACATCGACGGCGTTTTCGCTGCCGGCGATATGCGTCGCGGCCAGAGCCTCGTCGTTTGGGCGATCAACGAAGGTCGCGGCGCCGCCCGCGAATGCGACCGCTACCTGATGGGACACAGCGATTTGCCGTAACTCACGACGAAATAAAAGACCGCTTGAATTCGATTCAGGCGGTCTTTTTCATATGCGGTTGGCCGTACTGTATACAGTCGCGCTTGGACACGCCGGAACCACGTCTTATCCTGCAAACCGGTAAAATAGGAGACGCCGAACACGAAGTAATTGCCGCAATGTACCTTACACACAACACATCATTCTAGGAGAGTTTATGGCCAACAACGTCCTCATTAGCGAAGAGATGAACGCCGCAATCAACGAGCAAATTGGAAACGAATTGAATGCGTCGATGCAATACATCGCCATTGCGAACTATTTCGCTTCTGAAGATTTGCTTGAACTGTCTCAGCACTTTTATCGCCAGTCTGACGAAGAGCGGGAGCACGCTCTCCGCTTCCTGAAGTTCGTTCTCGATGCCGGCGGCCAGCCCGAAATTTCCACGATTACCGGGCCCAAGAACCGATTTTCAACCGCTGCGGAAGCCATTCAAACCGCACTCGATGGAGAATTTGAGGTTACGCGGCAAATCAACGCTCTCGTCGATTTAGCGGTACGGGAGAGAGACCACATTACGCACAACTATCTGCAATGGTTTGTCACAGAACAACTGGAAGAGGTTTCCAGCATGAGCACCTTGCTAAAAGTCGTTCAGCGCGCGGGTGAAAATCATCTGCTCACAGTCGAAGAGTATCTCGTGCGTCACGGGCGGCTGACGGCTGGCGCCGATGCAGACGCCGCGACCTGAACCACCGTTTATGAAACTCTATTCGTGGAACGTCAACGAAGGTCGCGGCGCGGCGCGCAAATGCGACCGCTATCTGATGGGCACATCCGACTTGCCGTAAATTGAAACTTGTCAAAAATAAAAGCACCCTCCGAAATGGTAGGTGCTTTTATTTTTGTCGCATCCGAGTCTCTTTTGCGATAGAGGCGAGCGCTAAACTCAGCCGCTGGCGAGTTGTCGCGCTTACTGGGTTGTTCCGCCAGTCGTGCCGCCGGTTGTTCCGCCAGTCGTGCCGCCGGTTGTTCCGCCAGTTGTTCCGCCAGTCGTAATACCGCTGTTGCCGCGATTGCCAGTGTTGGTCGCACCATTGCCCGGACGGACGCCGTTCTGCCAACCGGCGCGAGTTCTCGTGCGCGTCGGCGTGTTGGTCGTGGTAGAACCCGTTGCGCCACGAGATCCTCCGGTAGTCGTTTGACGATTGCCAGTGGTGCTTCTAATTCCCGTGGTCGAACCGGTCGTTGCGCGGCTACTTCCCGCAGCGCCCCTCACGCGGCGGCCATTATTGGTTGTTTCGGTGGTCGTTTCCGAAGTGCCTGTCGCTGCGGTGCCGTTACCAAATGCGCCACGCACCCGACGCCCGTTATTGCCTTGTGTTGTCTGGTTCTGACGTTTCGTGCCCGTCGTGCCCTGACGCGCTGCGGAACTATTTCCGGACGTTCGTGCAGCACCTGATGCTCGATTCTGAGTCCCACCGGGATTCGCGGTGGAACCGGCTCGCTGGGTAGAACTCGCGGCGCCACGGCCTGCATGGCCACCCTGAGCCGACGCCACGCCGCCGAGTGCCACCGCTAACCCTGCCCCTACCAATAAAGAATTGTGTGTGAACTTCATCATGTTCGCACCTCCAGACTGGGACGCCGCAAAGTGTCTTCCCGTCAAAGGCCGTATGTGTCTAAGCCCGCACATAAAAATAATTAATGTCCATATTTAACAATGGAGTTGAAGTTCCGGGACACGGTGAAGCAGCAATATCAAATATTTCGAGTACGGTTGATTTCGACTGTACTCGCGCGGCTCAAAAGTCATCGGTATGTGGTAGAAGTACGGTCGAATCGCGCGATGCTTCAGACGCGATGAGTAAATTCCTTTTATTCTATGAACAACGAAACACACGACGAAAAATCCAACCATTCTACCGGACTGGTCCGAACCATGGGCTTAGGCGCGCTGACGATTTACGGCGTCGGCGATATGCTTGGTGCGGGCATTTACGGCACCATCGGCAAAGCGGCGGGTCTGATGGGCAACGCGATCTGGCTCGGCTTTATTGCGTCGATGGTTGCGGCATTGCTCACGGGCTTGTCCTATGCTTCGCTCGGTTCGCGTTATCCGCGCGCGGCGGGTGCGAGTTACGTCACGCAGCGGGCATTTAACGTAAATTTCCTTGCCTACGTCGTTGGCTTGGCCGTGACCGCTTCGGGCCTGACATCATTTGCAACGCAGTCGCGGGCTTTTTCCGGTTATTTCGTCGGATTCCTCGGTTATTCGCTTCCAAGTGCGACGAATGCGACGCTTCCGCCGGCATCGCCAATGATGTGGATGCTGGTGGCTCTCGGTTTTATTCTGCTGCTGTCCTTCGTGAACTTCTGGGGCATCAAGGAATCGCTGTGGATGAATGCCGTTTGTACCGCGGTCGAAGTCGGTGGCGTGCTTTTAGTGATCTTTGTAGGAATGCGCTACTGGGGCCGCGTCGATTTGCTGCAAGGTCCGGCGCTCGCTGAAGGAACCGGCACGACAGCCCTTTCCCTCGGCCTCGTGTTGCAAGGCGCGGCGCTCACGTTTTTCTCGTTCGTCGGCTTCGAGGACATGATTAACGTGTCGGAAGAAGTCAAAGAACCGGAGCGCAATTTTCCTCGAGCGGTGATTATGGCGATTGCAATCGTGACGGTAGTTTATGTGGCAATGGCTGTGACCGTAGTTTCCGTTGTTCCTGCCGCGACGCTGGCGACATCGGGGCAACCGCTCGTCGATGTCGTAAAAGTCGCGGCTCCGTGGTTTCCGCCTGCTGCATTTTCGCTTATCGCTTTATTTGCTATCGCTAACACGGGCCTGCTCAACTACATTATGGGTTCGCGATTGGTTTACGGTATGGCGAAACAAGGTTTGTTACCTAAATCCCTCGGAATCATTCACCCGACGCGACGCACGCCGCACCGGGCAATTCTCGTCCTGATGATGATTGTCATCGCGCTCGCGCTTGTCGGCGATGTTAGCCAACTGGCTTCGGCTACAGCCGCCTTACTGCTCACAGTTTTCATCTTCATCAACGCCGCGCTGATTGTTTTGCAGCGCCGTGCTGGCGAAGCGAAAGGCCGCTTTGAAATCCCTTCGATTGTTCCTGCGCTTGGCATCGTCGCGTGCGCGGCGCTGCTCTATAACACCAAGCCCGAAGCGCTTCGTATCGCGGGCGTTCTCATCATGCTCATCGCCGCGCTCTATTTTATTCTGCGCCCGAAGAACGTCATCGCTGAATAGTACGGTCGAAACCGACCTACTCAGTCGTTGCGCGGCCAGCTTTCGGTGCGCTGCCAGAAATCATCATCGCGCCCGCCGTAATAACGATTCAGCGCCGCGTCCATGACGCGCGACGTGCGCGCTGCGGAAAGGCCTGTCGAAGGACAGGCGCCGCGCCCATGCAGTTCATCGACGATGCTTTGAATTAAGGGCTGCTGAATCGTGGCGGGATTCGGACGACTGATTTCTTCACTACCGCTGGCTGTTTGTAAAAGCAATGGCTCGTCGCCGAAAATCGAAAGCTTCAGTTCGCCTTCGGTTCCGGCAATACGCAGTTCGTCGCGCGAAGAGTGCGAGGCGAAATTCCAAAGCCCAACGCCCGCCGCGCCTCCAGCGCGAAACGAAAGCGAAACGACATCTTCCACATCGGTCACGTCTGCGATGTTGAGCGCATCGCCACGCACGTGGGTGAGCTCGCCAAAAAGAAAATCGAGGATATCGAGCGCGTGCGCCGCCAAATCGAGAAACAAGCCGGCGCCCGCGTGTTCGGGCTGGACGCGCCACGGTAAATCGCCAAGCTGGAAGTTGCGATGCGACGGGGTGCTGTGTTCCAGATGTACGGTCGAAATTTGGCCCAACGCGCCGCTTTCGACGATGTGTTTGGCTTCGACAAAACGCAGCAATCCCCGTCGATAAAACGCAACAAAAAGCGGCACCTGCGCTGCGGCAAATGCCGCGTTAAGACGCTGACATTCGGCAAAACTGCGCGCCATTGGCTTTTCGATGTAACACGGCTTGCCCGCGGCAAGCGCCAGCATCGCCAATTCTTCGTGCGCGCCGGGAGGCGCAGCCACATAAACCGCATCGACCTCGGAGCATTCGACGAGTTGCTGCGCGTTGTCAAACCACAGCGGCACTTTATGGCGGCGCGCGTAATCTTGGGCCTTGGCGGCATCCCGACGCATCACGGCAACAAGAGTACTGTCTTCTATATCGCTAAAAGCGGGGCCGCTTTTGCGCTCGGTCACATCGCCACAGCCGAGAATTCCCCAACGAATCATTGATCGTCCTTTCGTCTTGCAACAAGTGTTGCGAAGGGTTGAGGCACGCCGTTGTGCCACTGCGACAGCGCACAGGTTTCGTGCATCGTGAAGCGGGGCGCCAGCGTTTCAACGAGGGCTTCTATCGAACACAGCCAGATATCGTCTCGCGCCGTGTTCGAGCCACCGGGCGCAAACACGCTTAGGCCGAGAACGCCGCCGGGTGCGACGCACGCTGCGATTTCACCAAGAACGCGCGGAGCCGCTGCGCCCAGAAACTGCAAAGCATTGACACACAGCACAAGGGAAAAACGGCCATGCAACGGCGCGAAATCAAAGGTTGACAAATCGGCCTGAAGCGCTTCGCCTTGCAAACCGCGTGAAGCCAGAATGCGGCGCGTCTTCTCCACTCCCGATGCAGTAAAATCGAGTCCAGTGGAACCGAATCCACTGGCAGCGAGGAACGCCAGATCCTGTCCTTCGCCGCAGCCGCAATCGAGGGCTTTGCCACGTGTTGTTGCGTAACGAACCGCGCGCCGTGCCACGGTTCCGGCGTCGGCTCCGTAATACCAGGCGTCGCTCGCGAAAGCGTTCTGCCAGAACTGAAATTGAGAATTCATGGTTGTTATGCGTTTTGGGCGCAGTGTAACTGGAGTTTTATGAAACGTTGGCACATTATCGTCATTGCACTCGTCGCAGGTTCGTGGATTGCCTCAGGAGCATTTTGGACAGTGCGTGAAAACCGGCGCAATGCCGAGCTCGAGGCACAATCGCCTGGTATGGGCCCTAATGACTCATGGCGTCGCGCGACCAATGAAGAGCGCGCCGCAGTCGTACAAGTCATTAACAAGCAACTGAACGCCTTCAAAAGACGCGATTTCAAAACCGCTTTGCTGCTTCAAAGCACGACGCTGCGCGCGAACTTTTCCTCGCCTGAAAAATTCGAGCGCATGATGCTCTCGTCATATCCCGACTTCTGCAATTTCAAGTCGGCGGACTACGGACGCGGGCGCATCCACCCGAGCAACAATCGCGTCGCGATGCGCGTGACAATCTCGACAGAGCGCGGTGAACAGCTTTCTTCGATTTACCAACTGGTGCAGGAGAATGACACGTGGCGCATCGACGGCGTTTCGACAGGACAGTGGCCGGGCGCGCCCCAAAACTCGCCCAACGTTCGGTCCCGCGACCGTGGGTCGCGCGACGCCCGCCCCCAGCCAAATCCGACGACACCTGCCATTGGCGCTTAATTAAACGGGGTTTCCATGCTTTCGGTTGCCTTGCCCCTCTTCGGTTTTTTTGCTCTCGGAGCCTTTGCCTACAAACCGTTTCTTCTTTCGTTCATGCCGGAAGTGCTGCGCTTTCAAACGGTCGATGTCACGCGCATTCCGCGTCTCGACCGCATTTCATTGCAGCATTTCACCGATGAATTCCTCCGTTTGGGCTTCGTCTGGGTTGGCGACATCACGAATACCTCGGGAATTAAAGCGTTTAATGATGGCTCCGATGCCGCAGGCGCACCAATTCCATCGGTCGATACAATTCAAAATGCGCACGAACTGGTGCCCGGTTTTTGCCGTGTCTTCGCTCACCCGCAGCAAGGCTGTCTCGCCGAAGCGTATCAGCATTTCCCTCCACAGGGCCAGACTTCGACTCCTATGAACATCACTGTTTCCAGCCTGCTTTCCGACGGTTGGGACATCACAACCAGCAACCGCAAGCCCGAAGCGATTCCTTATGTCTTACGACGTCCGCGCGGCATCCGCACTACGCATCCGGGTAGCAATCCGGGCGAATTGCTTAATGCCCATCTTTCGCTGCGAACTAAACTGCAGCACGAACGCGGCACGAAACTCATTCCTCTTTCTCGATTGGAAGATTACGTCGAGCAAGAACGCCGCGTCGTGCGCGAATCCAAAGAAGCCCTGCGTAAACGTCTGGGCCCTGTCGCTTTCTGGGAAGCACTGACATTTCACTTGCAACCTAAACGCGAATGGCTCGGGAAATAGAGGATGCGTTAAGGAAATGGATTATTCGCCAATAGATTTTCGCCTGAATCGAAGATAATCTCCATCTCTTATTCCAAAGGGCGATGGTCCGGCAGCGTGACGATCAATCTATCCCGCAGTCGGAGTGGCTGCGGAACGTGGGGGTTCGGGTGTAACGCCGTGTTGTGGGACGTGTGATTTGGTGTTCCAAGCATTCTCAGAAATGCCAGAAACACTTGAATCCCTCTTTGATTCGGGCTTCGTGCAAAGAATTATGAGCCGCTAACAAGCCCATAACCAGCTTTATAAATTACATAGATCAGAGAAGATAGAAGAACAAAGATAAGAGCGTAGGGATCAATGGAGAAAGCAACCAAGGCTCCAATGAAAGTCCCTTTTTCTTTGTCGCTGAATTCCCATATTTTGCGTTGGATGGCCATAATCCGATTATACCTCGCCTGCTGACAAACAGCGCGCACGCCGCACAACATTAAGAGTAAAGTCGAATTCGACCGTACTCCTATTCCCACCAGGCGACTAAACCAAAGCGTCCTGCACTCCCGTTCTGGCCGCGATGGGAAAAGAATGTTTCGTTCTCACAGCGCGGGCAAAGATTCATTGCTTCTATATTGGGTTCCCTGGCACCGCCACGGAGCGCATCGGATTTGAGCACAGCCGAGAGATCGACATAGGGCTTTGCCGCGCCCTGCACGACAGCGTCCGGTGCCACCGACGCTGCCGCCAAAGCGACTTCCTCGCCGACTTCAAAACACGAGGTGCACAAATGCGGGCCTATACCGATTTGAATTCTTTCCGGCTCGGCGCCTAGTGTTTTCATTTCCTCAATGGTTTGCGAGACGATACGCGCCACGGCGCCACGCCAGCCTGCGTGGACGACAGCCAAAATATGCGCCGAAGCATCAACCAGTAAGAGCGGCGCGCAATCGGCGACCAGAATGAGGAGCGGCGTTTGGTGGTCGGCTGTGATGAGCGCGTCGGTTTGCTGATGCGCACTTTCCCAGTCGAGAGCGCCCTGCCCGCGCGATTCTGCAGCGATAATCTGTGCGCGTGTTTCGTGCGTTTGCTGCGCCGCTGAAAGCATCGTTGCATCGAAGCCGAGGGTCTCGCCCAGTGCGCGCCGATTCGCGCAAACGTGTTCCACATCGTCGCCGACATGAAAAGCCAGATTAAAGCTGTCGTATGGGCCGGGTGGCATTACGGTTGCGGAATGCTCTGGCAACGAATAGCGCGTCGTTACGGCGTGACAAAGGCCCGGCGTTGCAGCAATGTGAGAAAAAGTGAAGAGAGACGGCATAAAGGTGAGAAGGAACTAAGCACTCGCAGTTGCGTCGGCTAAAAAGCGCCGTTATAATGCGCCGTAGCAGTTTAAATGACCGGCCTTGAACCGGGTCAAGGAGATACCATGATTGTTTTAACCGACCGTGCCGCATCGCAGATTCGGGAATTGCTCGAAAAACAGGGCAAAACCGACGCGATGTTGCGCGTTTTCGTATCGGGCGGAGGCTGTTCGGGCTTCCAATATGGCATGAGCTTGGAAGACGCCGCGATGGAAGGCGATTTTCAGGATGAAGTCAACGGCGTTAAAGTCATCGTCGATTCGCGCAGCGCAATGTACATTCAGGGCGCCGAAGTCGATTTCGTCGATAACATGATGGGCGGCGGCTTCAAAATCGATAACCCGAACGCAGCGTCATCGTGCGGTTGCGGCACCTCCTTTACGCCCAAAGAAGGCGCGGAAGGCGAAGAGGCCGAAGCCGTTCCTGCAGCGGCTGGCGGCTGCGGAAGCTGCGCCAACAGCGGCGGTTTCTAAAACCCGCCAAAGCGAAGAAGTACGGTCGAATTCGACCGTACTTTTTTTGTGTCTGCCAACTGGTCTTTCTTCATGCCTGAACTTTCTCTTTTGAGCTGGCTCCTGCTGGGCCTTGGCGCCTTCAGCGTCGGGCTAAGCAAAACCGGCGTTCCCGGAATCGGGATTCTCAACGTCGCGATTTTCGCCCTTGTTCTGCCTTCGGCGAAACATTCGGTGGGCGTCGTCCTGCCAATTCTGATTTCCGCAGACATCGTTGCGGTGCTCGCTTATCGCCGCCAGGCTGTGTGGCATCATTTGTGGCGCTTGTTTCCGTGGGCCATCGCGGGAATTATCATTG
The Abditibacteriaceae bacterium DNA segment above includes these coding regions:
- a CDS encoding APC family permease, whose amino-acid sequence is MNNETHDEKSNHSTGLVRTMGLGALTIYGVGDMLGAGIYGTIGKAAGLMGNAIWLGFIASMVAALLTGLSYASLGSRYPRAAGASYVTQRAFNVNFLAYVVGLAVTASGLTSFATQSRAFSGYFVGFLGYSLPSATNATLPPASPMMWMLVALGFILLLSFVNFWGIKESLWMNAVCTAVEVGGVLLVIFVGMRYWGRVDLLQGPALAEGTGTTALSLGLVLQGAALTFFSFVGFEDMINVSEEVKEPERNFPRAVIMAIAIVTVVYVAMAVTVVSVVPAATLATSGQPLVDVVKVAAPWFPPAAFSLIALFAIANTGLLNYIMGSRLVYGMAKQGLLPKSLGIIHPTRRTPHRAILVLMMIVIALALVGDVSQLASATAALLLTVFIFINAALIVLQRRAGEAKGRFEIPSIVPALGIVACAALLYNTKPEALRIAGVLIMLIAALYFILRPKNVIAE
- a CDS encoding Gfo/Idh/MocA family oxidoreductase gives rise to the protein MIRWGILGCGDVTERKSGPAFSDIEDSTLVAVMRRDAAKAQDYARRHKVPLWFDNAQQLVECSEVDAVYVAAPPGAHEELAMLALAAGKPCYIEKPMARSFAECQRLNAAFAAAQVPLFVAFYRRGLLRFVEAKHIVESGALGQISTVHLEHSTPSHRNFQLGDLPWRVQPEHAGAGLFLDLAAHALDILDFLFGELTHVRGDALNIADVTDVEDVVSLSFRAGGAAGVGLWNFASHSSRDELRIAGTEGELKLSIFGDEPLLLQTASGSEEISRPNPATIQQPLIQSIVDELHGRGACPSTGLSAARTSRVMDAALNRYYGGRDDDFWQRTESWPRND
- a CDS encoding class I SAM-dependent methyltransferase, whose product is MNSQFQFWQNAFASDAWYYGADAGTVARRAVRYATTRGKALDCGCGEGQDLAFLAASGFGSTGLDFTASGVEKTRRILASRGLQGEALQADLSTFDFAPLHGRFSLVLCVNALQFLGAAAPRVLGEIAACVAPGGVLGLSVFAPGGSNTARDDIWLCSIEALVETLAPRFTMHETCALSQWHNGVPQPFATLVARRKDDQ
- a CDS encoding DUF4864 domain-containing protein, translating into MKRWHIIVIALVAGSWIASGAFWTVRENRRNAELEAQSPGMGPNDSWRRATNEERAAVVQVINKQLNAFKRRDFKTALLLQSTTLRANFSSPEKFERMMLSSYPDFCNFKSADYGRGRIHPSNNRVAMRVTISTERGEQLSSIYQLVQENDTWRIDGVSTGQWPGAPQNSPNVRSRDRGSRDARPQPNPTTPAIGA
- the pgeF gene encoding peptidoglycan editing factor PgeF codes for the protein MPSLFTFSHIAATPGLCHAVTTRYSLPEHSATVMPPGPYDSFNLAFHVGDDVEHVCANRRALGETLGFDATMLSAAQQTHETRAQIIAAESRGQGALDWESAHQQTDALITADHQTPLLILVADCAPLLLVDASAHILAVVHAGWRGAVARIVSQTIEEMKTLGAEPERIQIGIGPHLCTSCFEVGEEVALAAASVAPDAVVQGAAKPYVDLSAVLKSDALRGGAREPNIEAMNLCPRCENETFFSHRGQNGSAGRFGLVAWWE
- the erpA gene encoding iron-sulfur cluster insertion protein ErpA; the encoded protein is MIVLTDRAASQIRELLEKQGKTDAMLRVFVSGGGCSGFQYGMSLEDAAMEGDFQDEVNGVKVIVDSRSAMYIQGAEVDFVDNMMGGGFKIDNPNAASSCGCGTSFTPKEGAEGEEAEAVPAAAGGCGSCANSGGF